A window from Ruminiclostridium josui JCM 17888 encodes these proteins:
- a CDS encoding nucleoside phosphorylase produces the protein MEQICPLHEYDNTREAYIEPSMGRNIYLEETIPSSAVFTFSGKLIEQLSKLESVKKIGYIETQIEKSDIFKSEYAGKPFAFSQMPVGAAAAAIKLERLIALGVNKIIVFGSAGVLNHEISAGNILIPVSAVRDEGTSYHYLPPSREIEMNQEVVNSIVEILEKHHIHYKKCKTWTTDAIFRETEKKVAKRKSEGCLTVDMECSALLAISEFRKIKYGQLLYAQDSLGSIKWDPRDNWVMMESHLAIEKMFFLAAEIATNL, from the coding sequence ATGGAGCAAATATGCCCTTTACACGAGTATGACAATACAAGGGAGGCATACATTGAGCCTTCAATGGGGAGAAATATTTATCTTGAGGAGACGATACCCAGCAGTGCGGTTTTTACATTCTCAGGAAAACTCATTGAACAACTTTCTAAGCTTGAAAGTGTAAAAAAAATTGGATATATTGAAACCCAAATTGAAAAATCAGATATTTTCAAATCAGAGTATGCCGGTAAACCCTTTGCTTTTTCACAGATGCCAGTAGGTGCAGCAGCTGCGGCAATCAAGCTTGAAAGACTGATTGCTCTGGGTGTTAACAAAATAATTGTTTTTGGTTCGGCAGGTGTTTTAAATCATGAAATCAGTGCGGGAAACATTTTGATACCTGTATCTGCTGTGAGGGACGAGGGTACAAGTTACCACTATTTACCACCATCGAGGGAAATTGAAATGAATCAGGAAGTTGTTAATTCTATAGTAGAAATACTTGAAAAGCACCATATTCATTATAAAAAATGCAAGACCTGGACTACAGATGCAATTTTCAGAGAAACTGAAAAAAAGGTTGCAAAGCGAAAAAGTGAGGGGTGTTTGACTGTTGATATGGAATGTTCAGCACTCCTGGCTATATCTGAGTTTAGGAAAATTAAATATGGTCAGCTTCTATATGCACAAGACAGCTTAGGCAGTATTAAGTGGGATCCGAGAGATAACTGGGTTATGATGGAGAGCCATTTAGCAATTGAAAAGATGTTTTTCCTTGCTGCAGAAATTGCTACAAACCTATAA